The nucleotide sequence AGCGATGGCATCCGCAATACACGACGCCGCCATTGAGAGGCCACCGCCTATCTCATTCAAGGCTTGGACGTAGGCTCTCTGTCGGGCTTGGGATTTGTGTAGCGCGGGCCTCGCTTGCTCCGCGAGGGTTCGGAGAGCCTCCGTTCTCAAAGCGAGCCAGCCGAAGGCGGCGCACAGCCGCGTGAGGTGCTCCGGCGCGCTCCGAGGGTCGAAGCCCTTGATCGTTCCCATAAGCAGCGCCCTTCGGGCGATTAGCTCAGAAACTGCCATCGTCACGGCACGTGCGCCCGCTTCAGTCATCGTGTAGGTGCTTGTCGGCGGCGCCGCAGGCAGATCACCCGGGACCCGGCGTGTCCAGCCGACCTGCTCCATCCGCAACCACAGTTCATCATTGGGACTACCCACGCTCGTCATCATCGCGGCTCCGGGGCGCGCCGCCGCGGCTTCATTTACTGAGAGATCGCCAGGGGCAAGGCTCGACAGAAAAATGCAGAGCTGATGGGCATCGAAGACAGACGAGTTCGAGCTCTGGTTCACGCTTGCCGCCCAATTTGTTCTTCGGAGCTAGAAACTCTAGCGAACAGTCTTGAAGCAACGGTAAAGGAGGAAGTTCGGATGACGCCAGTTCCGTGAAGGGCAGATCCTTTCGCACGCCCCCAACCCGCCGACGACACGGGACGATCTCCGCCAATAATTTCTCATTTCCAGAAGATTCTTCTTTCGTTTTATCGGAAGATGTGTTTATATCCAGCCATCCCGCCTCAACGAGAGGGGCGTTGCGCGCGATCGTCACGACACGCGAGGCGGGGATGCGGTGCCGCGGGAGATCGCAGCATGCTCGGCAACGAGCGTGCAGACGAACGATCGCCTGCGGACGTGAAGTCGCAGCGGCCCGACACCCCGAAGCTGGTGTCATCCGCGCAATGCGCGTCAGCGCATTGTCGCGAGCGCGACGAGGCTTCGCCTCGCGCGGAGGTGGCCAACACGCCGGCGCACCAGGGCGACTGCGTATAAGCGTGAAGACACCGCGCAGGGAATGCCGGATGCTCGGCTGCACCTGTGGTACCTGCCGCCTGCACTTTTTCTCGCAGGCGGGCCATGGGTGAGGCCTTCACCCGGCATTCCCTGCGCCCTCTCATCTGCGAGGGACGAACTGATGGCAGGCCTCGGGCGTCAGACGCCGCGAGAACGCCACGCTGTGCCACCCGCTGTTTGAGCCGTGAATCCGCCAAACCCACCGCCGTCGTCCCGGACAAGGCCCGACGCCGATCCGGGACCCACACGCCGCAGCGGTCGTGATCAGCACAAATGCCAATCTCCAGCGTGCCTCAAACCGATCCCTGGGGTATGGATCCCGGCTCAAGGCCGGGACGACCGTGGTGTTTGTTGATGCGCGATCTCGTAGGGTGGGCAAAGCGGACGCCCGCAGGGCGGTCGCGTGCCCACCGTGCATCGGCACGCGCGGAGAGAATGGTGGGCACGGCGCGCGATCGAGCGGAGCAAACAACTCACGGCTCTGGCGCGCCTTTGCCCACCCTACGGACTGCGCAAGCCCTAGAACGGCAGCCCGACATAGTTCTCCGCCAGCGACCGCTGCGCGGCCTCCGACGAGAACAGATAGGCGAATTCGGTATCCTGCAGCTTGTCCTCATACGGCAGGCGATCGGGGAAGCGATGCAGCAGCGTCGTCATCCACCAGGAGAAGCGCTGCGCCTTCCAGATCCGCGCCAGCGCGCGCTGCGAGTAGCCGTCGATGCCGCGGTTGTCGCCCTTTTTGTAGTGATCGAGCAGGCCGTGATAGAGATAGTAGATGTCGGACGCGGCCGAGTTCAGCCCGCGCGCGCCGGTCGGCGGCACGATGTGAGCAGCGTCGCCGGCCAGGAACATCCGGCCGTAGCGCATCGGCTCGGCGACGAAGCTGCGCAGCGGCGCGATGCTCTTCTCGATCGACGGGCCGGTGATCAGCTTGGCGGCGACCTCCTCCGGCAGGCGGCGCTTCAGCTCCTCCCAGAACGCGTCGTCGCTCCAGCCCTCGACGGTGTCGGTCAGCGGCACCTGGATGTAATAGCGGCTCAGCACCTGCGAACGCAGCGAGCACAGCGCGAAGCCGCGCTCATGCTTGGCATAGATCAGTTCCGGCGACACCGGCTTGGTGCGCGAGAGCACGCCGAGCCAGCCGAACGGGTAGACTCGCTCGAACTCCTTGATCTTGTCGTGCGGGATCGACTTGCGGCTCACGCCATGGAAGCCGTCGGCGCCGACGATGTAGTCGCAGTCGACGCGGATGACCTCGTCGCCGGTGCGGTAGGTGACGTAGGGCGCGTCGGAATCGATGTCGTGCGGGGTCACGTCGAGCGCGTTGTGCACGACCTTGCCGCCGAGCTTGTCGCGGGCCTCGTAGAGGTCACGGGTCAGTTCGGTCTGGCCATAGACCATCACCGAATTGCCGCCGGAATATTTGTGCAGATCGACGCGGTCGAGCTTGCCGTCATGGGCGATGTAGAAGCCATGATGGATCTCGCCCTCGCGGTCCATGCGCTCGCCGCACTGCGCCTCGCGCATCAGCTTGGCAAAGCCGTGCTCGAGCACGCCGGCGCGGATGCGCGACAGCACATAGTCGCGGCTGGACTTTTCCAGGATGATCGTATCGATACCCTGCAGGTGCAGAAGCTGCGACAGCATCAGGCCCGAGGGGCCGCCGCCGATAATGCAGACTTGGACTTTCATGGGCCTCTTCTCCCGGATTCGCGACAACAGGTTTGTTGGCTTTGCTTGTCAGTCGCGGATTTTACCAAGGAACGCTCGGATGCACTTGGATGGACGCAGCATTCTCTTGCACTTTTCCGACATCACGGCAGGAGAAGGCGACGGTATCCTGCTCCCGCCGGATCAACCCCGGGCGTCGTCGGCCACGCCCATGGCGCGACGATAGTCGCGCGGGCTGGCGCCCGTGTGGCGCTTGAAGAAGCGGCAAAAATAGGCCGGGTCCTTGAAGCCGAGCTCGAAGGCCAGCTTCGACACCGGCGCTGCAATATAGGTCAGCCGCCGGCAGGCTTCGCGGGCGAGCCGCGCATGCACGATGTCGAGCGCAGACTGCCCGGTCTCCGCCCGCGTCAGCCGGTTCAGTCGCTCCGGCGTCATGCCGAGCTCGTCGGCATAGCGCGCGACCGACCAGTGATCGCGGTGATGCGTCTCGACCAGCACGATGAAGCGCGTGAACAGCGCGGCGTGTCCGCTGCCGCGCCGCGCGCCCTCCGACAGCCGCGCGCTCTGCTGCGCCAGCCGCCACACGATCGAGCGTCCCAGCCAATGCGGCACCGGCGAAGCGGCCGAGTCGGCGGCGGCGAACTCATCGGCGAGGTCAACGAACAGCGCGGCGATGCGGCCCGTCGCGACCGCCTGCGGATCGAGCTGCAGGATCTGCGCGGTTGCGAACAGGTCGCGCAGCGCCTCGCCGGTCGCCGGCACGTCGCCCTCGACCACGGCACGGGGATTGAAGGTGAGCACGAAGCCGTCGGTGTCGCGCGAGAAGCGGAAGGCATGCACGACCCCCGGCGGAATGATCACCGCCACCGGGCCGGTGCAGCGCTCGCGGCGTTCGTCCAAGGCGATGTCAGCGGGGCCCGACGCGACCCAGAGAATCTGGTGCAGGCCCAGGTGCGTGTGCGCCTCGATCTCCCAGCGATACAGCTTGCTGCGCACCTGGATCGGCTCGACATGCAGCATGTCCGGCTGCGCCGCGGAGGCCTCGCCATACAGTGCGAAGGCAGGAATCGACGGCTTGGTGCGAAAGCGTGGCATGCGGGGCAGCTAAGCCGGAATGTCGGAAAAGTACAAGTCTTGACGGGCGTTCGTGCCTCACGCCGCAGCAGCGGCGCAGTTAGGATCGTGAAAAGAACAACAACGACCACACTCAATGGAGAGGAGGCCCATGATGTTCACGTTCGACCCGTATTCGCCGGCGGTCGATGCCGACCCGTTCCCGTTCTACAAGACCTTGCGCGACGAGCACCCCTGCTTCTGGAGCCCGCAGGCCCAGGTCTGGATACTCTCGCGCTACGCCGACGTCGCGGCGGCCGGCACCAACTGGCAGACCTATTCCTCGGCCAAGGGCAATCTGATGACCGAGCTGCCGAACCGCGCCGGCGCCACGCTCGGCACCACCGATCCGCCGCGCCACGACCGGCTGCGCGGCCTCGTGCAGCACGCCTTCATGAAGCGCAACCTGGAGAGCCTGTCCGGCCCGATCCGCGACATCGCGCGGGACAGCGCCGAGGCGCTGCGCGGCCAGGAGCGCTTCGACTTCATCGAGGCGTTCTCGTCCAAGTTCACCGTGCGCGTGCTGTTCGCCGCGCTGGGCCTGCCGCTCGGCGACGAGCAGACGGTGCGCGACAAGGCTGTGCTGATGGTGCAGAGCGATCCGGTCAGCCGCGCCAAGGGCCCGCAGCACATCGCCGCCTACAATTGGATGCAGGACTATGCGGCATCCGTGATCGCCGAGCGTCGCGCCCGGCCGCAGAACGACTTGATCTCGCATTTCAGCATGGCCGAGATCGACGGTGACAAGCTCGACGAGCGCGAGGTGCTGCTGACGACGACGACCCTCATCATGGCCGGCATCGAGTCGCTCGGCGGCTTCATGAGCATGCTGGCCTACAATCTCGCCGACCACCCCGACGCCCGGCGCGCCGTGGTCGCCAATCCCGATCTGCTGGCTGACGCTGTGGAAGAGTCCCTGCGCTTCAACACCTCGGCCCAGCGCTTCCGCCGCTGCCTGCAAAAGGATCTGACGCTTCACGGCCAGACCATGCGCGAAGGCGACTTCGTCTGCCTCGCCTACGGCTCCGCCAACCGCGACGAGCGGCAGTTTCCCAATCCCGATGTCTACGACATCACCCGCAAGCCGCGCGGCCATCTCGGCTTCGGCGGCGGGGTCCATGCCTGTTTAGGCTCAGCGATCGCAAGGATGGCGATCAAGATCGCATTCGACGAATTCCACAAGGTCGTGCCCGAGTATCGCCGCACCCAGGAGCAACTGCCCTGGATGCCCTCCTCGACCTTCCGCAGCCCGCTGTATCTGGAGCTGACGGTGCATTGATCGGAAAGGACGGGTCATCCTCGAACTAACGACTATTTGGGAAGGTAAGTTACGCCCAGGCGCAAAAAGCCGTTTTCAGTGTGGGACAAATATCGCGCGGCAAAGGCAGTGCACCCTCTCCCCTTGTGGGAGAGGGTGGATCGCATGAGCGCAGCGAATGCGAGCCGGGTGAGGGGTCTCTCTCCGCGAGCTCCCGTGCCGAAAGAGACCCCTCACCCGCCTCCGATGCTTCGCATCTCCGGCACCCTCTCCCACAAGGGGAGAGGGTGCACCGACTCCGTGGCCACTACCCACGTTTCACGAAGGACGCATTGGTCCAACGCGACGAAAGGGAGAACGCAAACGAGCGATATGAGCAAGCCGTTATGCAGCTCAAACCAAAGCGCCGAGATCCGCGGCGTTGAAGCCCTTCAGCCCGGCCTTGTCGCCGGCCTTGATCTTCGCGACCCAATCCGCATCGCTGATCAGCGCGCGGCCGACGGCGATGAGGTCGAACTCGTCCTTTGCCATGCGCTCGAGCAGCGCATCGAGATCGGCCGAGCTCGACGGCTTGCCCGCGAAGGCCGAGAAGAACTCGTCGGACAGGCCGACCGAGCCGACGCTGATGGTCGCCGCGCCCGTGATCTTCTTCGCCCAGCCGGCGAAGTTGAGCCCCTTCTCGCCGTCGATCTCCGGGAATTCCGGCTCCCAGAAGCGGCGCTGCGAGCAGTGCAGGATGTCGACGCCGGCATCCACCAGCGGCTGCAGCCAGTCGCCCATCAGCGCGGGCGTCTCGGCGAGGCGCGTCGCGTAGTCCTGCTGCTTCCACTGGCTGACGCGCAGGATGATCGGGAAATCCGGACCGACCGCCTTGCGAATGGCGGCGACGATCTCGCCGGCGAAGCGCGAGCGCTCCTTGATGGTCGGGCCGCCATAGCGATCCTCACGCTTGTTGGTCCCGGACCAGAAGAATTCATCGACGAGATAGCCATGCGCGCCGTGGACCTCGACGGTATCGAAGCCCGTGCGCTTGGCATCGGCGGCAGCCTGCGCGAACGCGGCGACGGTGTCGGCGATGTCGTTCTCGGTCATCGTGTTGCCGCGCGGCTTGTCCGGCGCCACCAGGCCCGAGGGGCTCTCGACCGGCGCGTCCGGCTCCCAGCGGCTCATGCCCTTGGTCGAACCGGTGTGCCAGATCTGCGGCGCGATGCGGCCGCCGGCGGCGTGCACGGCGCTTGCCACCTTCTGCCAGCCGGCCAGCGCGGCCTCGCCGTGGAAGAACGGAATGTTGGGCTCGTTGCGCGAGGCCGGACGGTTGATCACCGTGCCCTCGGTGAGGATCAGCCCCACACCGCCTTCGGCGCGGCGGCGGTAATAGGCGGCGTTGGCTTCGCCGGGGATGCCGTTCGGCGCGGCGTTGCGCGTCATCGGCGCCATGACGATGCGGTTCTTCAGCTCCAGCGACTTCAGGCGAAACGGACGAAACAGCACGCCGGTATCGAGATCGGACATTCAGAAGGCTCCATTGCGTTCGGAACCGCTCCAGTATACTTCGGAAACCTGA is from Bradyrhizobium sp. ORS 285 and encodes:
- the pobA gene encoding 4-hydroxybenzoate 3-monooxygenase — protein: MKVQVCIIGGGPSGLMLSQLLHLQGIDTIILEKSSRDYVLSRIRAGVLEHGFAKLMREAQCGERMDREGEIHHGFYIAHDGKLDRVDLHKYSGGNSVMVYGQTELTRDLYEARDKLGGKVVHNALDVTPHDIDSDAPYVTYRTGDEVIRVDCDYIVGADGFHGVSRKSIPHDKIKEFERVYPFGWLGVLSRTKPVSPELIYAKHERGFALCSLRSQVLSRYYIQVPLTDTVEGWSDDAFWEELKRRLPEEVAAKLITGPSIEKSIAPLRSFVAEPMRYGRMFLAGDAAHIVPPTGARGLNSAASDIYYLYHGLLDHYKKGDNRGIDGYSQRALARIWKAQRFSWWMTTLLHRFPDRLPYEDKLQDTEFAYLFSSEAAQRSLAENYVGLPF
- a CDS encoding helix-turn-helix domain-containing protein, producing the protein MPRFRTKPSIPAFALYGEASAAQPDMLHVEPIQVRSKLYRWEIEAHTHLGLHQILWVASGPADIALDERRERCTGPVAVIIPPGVVHAFRFSRDTDGFVLTFNPRAVVEGDVPATGEALRDLFATAQILQLDPQAVATGRIAALFVDLADEFAAADSAASPVPHWLGRSIVWRLAQQSARLSEGARRGSGHAALFTRFIVLVETHHRDHWSVARYADELGMTPERLNRLTRAETGQSALDIVHARLAREACRRLTYIAAPVSKLAFELGFKDPAYFCRFFKRHTGASPRDYRRAMGVADDARG
- a CDS encoding cytochrome P450, producing MFTFDPYSPAVDADPFPFYKTLRDEHPCFWSPQAQVWILSRYADVAAAGTNWQTYSSAKGNLMTELPNRAGATLGTTDPPRHDRLRGLVQHAFMKRNLESLSGPIRDIARDSAEALRGQERFDFIEAFSSKFTVRVLFAALGLPLGDEQTVRDKAVLMVQSDPVSRAKGPQHIAAYNWMQDYAASVIAERRARPQNDLISHFSMAEIDGDKLDEREVLLTTTTLIMAGIESLGGFMSMLAYNLADHPDARRAVVANPDLLADAVEESLRFNTSAQRFRRCLQKDLTLHGQTMREGDFVCLAYGSANRDERQFPNPDVYDITRKPRGHLGFGGGVHACLGSAIARMAIKIAFDEFHKVVPEYRRTQEQLPWMPSSTFRSPLYLELTVH
- a CDS encoding NADH:flavin oxidoreductase, encoding MSDLDTGVLFRPFRLKSLELKNRIVMAPMTRNAAPNGIPGEANAAYYRRRAEGGVGLILTEGTVINRPASRNEPNIPFFHGEAALAGWQKVASAVHAAGGRIAPQIWHTGSTKGMSRWEPDAPVESPSGLVAPDKPRGNTMTENDIADTVAAFAQAAADAKRTGFDTVEVHGAHGYLVDEFFWSGTNKREDRYGGPTIKERSRFAGEIVAAIRKAVGPDFPIILRVSQWKQQDYATRLAETPALMGDWLQPLVDAGVDILHCSQRRFWEPEFPEIDGEKGLNFAGWAKKITGAATISVGSVGLSDEFFSAFAGKPSSSADLDALLERMAKDEFDLIAVGRALISDADWVAKIKAGDKAGLKGFNAADLGALV